A genomic region of Dehalococcoidia bacterium contains the following coding sequences:
- a CDS encoding ribbon-helix-helix domain-containing protein, with amino-acid sequence MRTTKVAISINRETIEKLDRLVEKRVFPSRSSAIQEAIDEKLTRFERIRLAEECAKLDSNAEQALAEEGLSEELVQWPEY; translated from the coding sequence ATGAGAACGACAAAAGTAGCAATTAGCATAAATCGAGAAACCATAGAAAAGCTGGATCGACTTGTGGAGAAGCGAGTATTTCCAAGTCGATCCAGTGCAATCCAAGAGGCAATCGATGAAAAACTCACCCGATTCGAGCGTATTCGCTTGGCTGAGGAATGTGCGAAACTGGACTCTAATGCTGAACAAGCACTGGCAGAAGAAGGATTGTCCGAGGAGTTGGTTCAATGGCCCGAATATTGA
- a CDS encoding type II toxin-antitoxin system PemK/MazF family toxin — MARILRGEIRWADLNPVRGREQGGKRPVVIISQDVFNERSGTVIALAITSQPQRAGFPLTLELNSSALPKQSWVKISQIRTLSVERIGELLTKVSPEQMERLVEGLNEIIGG; from the coding sequence ATGGCCCGAATATTGAGAGGAGAAATCCGCTGGGCTGATCTCAATCCTGTTAGGGGGCGTGAACAGGGTGGTAAGCGTCCTGTTGTTATCATCAGTCAAGATGTTTTCAATGAGCGTTCAGGTACAGTTATTGCGCTGGCAATTACCAGCCAGCCGCAACGTGCCGGATTTCCACTCACACTCGAACTGAACTCATCCGCATTACCAAAACAATCCTGGGTCAAAATCAGCCAAATTCGAACGCTATCCGTAGAACGTATCGGGGAACTTCTTACCAAAGTGTCCCCGGAGCAGATGGAGCGGCTGGTGGAAGGGCTAAACGAGATAATTGGTGGCTAA